The following are encoded in a window of Alphaproteobacteria bacterium LSUCC0719 genomic DNA:
- a CDS encoding 3-keto-5-aminohexanoate cleavage protein produces MTDLQPLPRLMAAPNGARRTKADHPAIPVTIPEIVDTARSCANAGAAAMHFHVRDADQQHILDAGLYREALAELQSAVPAMHLQITTEAVGRYQPAEMRQLAYDVMPPGISIGLVEMMPTRRPQAEDIRLYRALYEAGTRIQHIMFFPDEADLLVDLVEAADLPRDDVWCLFVIGHYTGRISHPDLIPPFLDRLAARGLDVDWAICAFAEQENESLAAAVARGGKLRVGFENSIFMPDGSIAPDNATRIAAARRLFEAV; encoded by the coding sequence ATGACGGATTTACAGCCCCTGCCACGTCTTATGGCCGCGCCGAACGGCGCCCGCCGGACCAAGGCTGACCATCCGGCGATTCCCGTGACCATTCCGGAGATTGTCGATACAGCCCGGTCCTGCGCCAATGCTGGCGCAGCTGCGATGCATTTCCATGTCCGCGATGCCGATCAGCAGCATATTCTTGATGCAGGGCTCTATCGCGAGGCACTTGCCGAATTGCAGTCCGCTGTGCCGGCGATGCATCTTCAGATCACGACTGAGGCTGTTGGACGCTATCAACCTGCCGAGATGCGCCAGCTTGCCTATGATGTGATGCCGCCCGGCATTTCGATTGGACTTGTTGAAATGATGCCCACACGGCGTCCCCAGGCCGAGGATATTCGCCTGTATCGCGCGCTGTACGAGGCCGGCACGCGGATCCAGCACATCATGTTCTTTCCGGATGAGGCTGATCTTCTGGTCGATCTTGTCGAGGCGGCGGACCTGCCACGTGATGATGTCTGGTGTCTGTTCGTGATTGGCCATTATACCGGCCGGATCAGCCATCCTGATCTGATACCACCCTTCCTTGACAGGCTGGCGGCGCGTGGCCTTGATGTTGACTGGGCCATCTGCGCCTTTGCCGAACAGGAAAATGAAAGTCTTGCCGCGGCGGTGGCGCGCGGCGGCAAGCTGCGCGTCGGGTTCGAAAATTCTATATTCATGCCGGATGGCAGCATCGCGCCGGACAATGCAACGCGTATCGCGGCGGCACGCCGCCTGTTCGAGGCCGTCTAG
- a CDS encoding DMT family transporter, with translation MTIPVAGGAPPPSNTVAGDNVKGALFMLAGMFVFSAVDAQAKYLTQYLPSLQIVWARQIGLVVGVIILVVWHGRSVLRTRFPMLQIGRGAAAALSATFFIFGLNFVALADAVSVTFVAPLVVTIMAALILGERVGLHRWTATIIGLLGTLVVIRPGMASFHPGLLLPLVAAILFAIRQVISRHIGVRDRTETTLAYTALTAFLMMSLVQPFIWQPINSPKLIAVLASMSLMAALGEFLVIKALEIGQAVFVSPLHYTIIIWASIYGYLLFGQFPDLWTWIGSFVIMASGLYVFHRERKRAAMK, from the coding sequence ATGACCATTCCGGTAGCAGGTGGCGCGCCGCCACCTTCAAATACGGTGGCAGGTGACAATGTAAAGGGTGCGCTGTTCATGCTGGCAGGCATGTTTGTCTTCTCGGCTGTCGACGCGCAGGCAAAATATCTAACTCAATATCTGCCCTCGCTGCAGATTGTCTGGGCCCGCCAGATCGGCCTTGTTGTCGGCGTGATCATTCTGGTTGTCTGGCATGGCAGGTCGGTTCTGCGAACCCGCTTCCCGATGCTGCAGATTGGTCGCGGTGCCGCGGCGGCATTGTCGGCAACCTTCTTCATTTTCGGGCTGAATTTTGTCGCGCTTGCGGATGCGGTGTCGGTCACCTTTGTCGCGCCGCTGGTTGTCACGATCATGGCCGCGCTGATTCTTGGCGAGCGTGTGGGCCTGCATAGATGGACCGCCACGATCATTGGCCTGCTTGGCACACTCGTCGTGATCCGGCCTGGCATGGCCAGCTTCCATCCCGGTCTGTTGCTGCCGCTTGTCGCCGCCATATTGTTTGCCATCAGGCAGGTCATTTCACGTCATATCGGGGTGCGTGATCGCACCGAAACCACGCTTGCCTACACCGCGCTGACAGCCTTTCTGATGATGAGCCTTGTGCAGCCCTTCATCTGGCAGCCGATCAACTCGCCGAAGCTGATCGCCGTTCTGGCTTCCATGTCGCTGATGGCGGCGCTTGGCGAGTTTCTGGTGATCAAGGCGCTGGAAATAGGTCAGGCTGTCTTTGTCTCGCCGCTGCATTACACCATCATCATCTGGGCCAGCATCTATGGCTATCTGTTGTTCGGACAATTCCCGGATCTCTGGACCTGGATAGGGTCATTCGTGATCATGGCGTCGGGTCTCTATGTCTTCCATCGAGAGCGCAAACGCGCCGCCATGAAATGA
- a CDS encoding aspartate aminotransferase family protein: MTTSHVFPRSMKTVPPVAVAGEGCYIIDSTGKRYLDGSGGAAVSCLGHDHPTVIEAVRSQIGTLAFAHTGFFTSEPAESLASLLAAQAPAGIDHVYFVSGGSEAVEAAIKLARQYFVERGMPERKHLIARRQSYHGNTLGALAVGGNEWRRQSFAPLLVETSHIAPCYAYREMRDGESERAFGERVADELEAEIQRLGPDSVMAFVAEPVVGATLGAVPAAEGYFARIREICDRYGVLLILDEVMCGMGRTGYLFACEADDVRPDIVTIAKGLGAGYQPVGAMLCSDEIYRTIESGSGFFQHGHTYIGHPTACAAALAVVTTLLDEQLIGKVQVQGAKLKSALQDRFGDHPHIGDIRGRGLFLGMEFVADRASKAAFDPAEARHRRFKAAAFEAGLICYPMGGTIDGKQGDHVLIAPPFIISDDQIDELVGKLEVAAKSALA, translated from the coding sequence ATGACAACATCGCATGTGTTCCCGCGTAGCATGAAGACAGTTCCGCCGGTCGCGGTGGCCGGAGAGGGGTGCTACATCATCGATTCCACCGGCAAGCGATATCTTGACGGGTCCGGCGGGGCGGCGGTGTCCTGTCTTGGCCATGATCATCCGACAGTGATCGAAGCGGTGCGCTCGCAGATCGGCACCCTTGCCTTTGCCCATACCGGGTTTTTCACATCCGAGCCCGCGGAGTCACTTGCCAGCCTGCTTGCTGCGCAGGCACCCGCCGGTATTGACCACGTCTATTTCGTTTCCGGCGGGTCAGAGGCGGTGGAGGCGGCGATCAAGCTGGCGCGGCAATATTTCGTCGAACGCGGCATGCCCGAACGCAAGCATCTGATTGCCCGTCGCCAGAGTTATCACGGCAACACGCTTGGCGCGCTTGCTGTCGGCGGCAATGAATGGCGCCGCCAGTCCTTTGCCCCGCTGCTGGTTGAAACAAGCCATATCGCGCCCTGCTATGCGTACCGTGAAATGCGGGATGGCGAGAGCGAGCGTGCCTTTGGTGAGCGTGTCGCCGACGAACTCGAGGCCGAAATCCAGCGTCTGGGACCGGACAGTGTGATGGCCTTTGTCGCCGAGCCTGTGGTTGGCGCCACGCTTGGCGCGGTGCCGGCGGCCGAAGGGTATTTCGCCCGGATCCGGGAAATCTGCGATCGGTATGGTGTGTTGCTGATCCTTGACGAGGTGATGTGCGGCATGGGCCGCACAGGCTATCTGTTTGCCTGCGAGGCTGATGATGTGCGCCCCGATATCGTGACAATCGCCAAGGGGCTCGGCGCAGGATATCAGCCCGTCGGCGCAATGTTGTGCAGTGACGAGATCTATCGCACCATCGAGTCGGGAAGCGGGTTTTTTCAGCATGGTCACACCTATATAGGCCACCCGACGGCCTGTGCGGCGGCGCTGGCGGTTGTAACAACGCTTCTTGATGAACAGCTGATCGGCAAGGTTCAGGTTCAGGGCGCGAAGCTGAAGAGCGCACTACAGGACAGGTTCGGTGACCATCCACATATTGGTGACATTCGGGGGCGCGGGCTGTTTCTGGGCATGGAGTTTGTTGCCGACCGCGCCAGCAAGGCTGCTTTCGACCCGGCTGAAGCCCGCCACCGGCGGTTCAAGGCCGCGGCCTTTGAGGCTGGTCTCATCTGCTATCCGATGGGGGGAACGATCGATGGCAAACAGGGAGATCATGTGTTGATTGCCCCGCCTTTCATCATCAGCGATGACCAGATCGATGAACTTGTCGGCAAGCTGGAGGTGGCGGCAAAGTCGGCGCTTGCCTGA
- a CDS encoding FAD-dependent oxidoreductase: protein METQSAALPSEASVVVIGGGVMGCSTLYHLARDGVRDAILIERNKLTSGTTWHSAAQVRALRSTRNLTDLVRYSVDLYSRLEQETGQQVGWINKGSLSIATNDDRMIHIRRQAALAGLFGVRAETVSAGEAAERWPLMHADDVVGAVWSPDDGRVSPSDLCAALTKGARSAGARIFEDTGVTGIVTRGGRVVAVETDRGTIKTDAVALCTGLWSRGAAAMAGVEVPVWPCEHFYLLTKPVAGAEGNLPTLSDHDGHLYIRDDSGGLLVGCFEPLGKPIDPDRLGSDFAFQLLPEDWDHFEPMMHNALHRLPCLAEAEVKMLLNGPESFTPDGSFLLGETAETRGLFLGCGMNSVGVATGGGAGMALAHAIQHGAPPADLHEADPKRFDSSVNSVAALTARVPEVLGKHYEITYPGRQWQSARNLRRLPLHDRWEAAGAHFGQVFGFERPLYFGGGAPPRLTFARPDWFDQVGSEVRAAHEHAGVTDLSSFGKIDVTGPDALTCLEYICSNRIDRPVGHACYTLMLNDRGGIESDLTVFRLGDQHFRLMVGTAAVKRDLSWIRAKCPPDADVQISDVTGDYAVLGLVGPDTPGIASALGAGWLNDIGYFRHQTGDIAGISLRAARLSYVGEAGWELSCDSGDAPGLHACLAAGGVVPVGSYAQTAMRIEKGFCAYGHDLDTDVTPFMAGLEFALSPDGGFIGSAALAAMEAPATRLVSLEFSDVEAVPLGNEPVCLGSTIIGKTTSAAFGYRIGKPVALALIASDHAVAGSRVTVDIAGHHADCRVVVAPLFDAAGRRMRGAAA, encoded by the coding sequence ATGGAAACCCAGTCTGCAGCTTTGCCGTCCGAAGCCAGCGTTGTCGTCATCGGTGGCGGTGTGATGGGGTGTTCAACGCTGTATCATCTGGCGCGCGATGGTGTCCGTGACGCCATCCTGATCGAGCGGAACAAGCTGACCTCCGGAACCACCTGGCATTCGGCAGCCCAGGTACGGGCCCTTCGCTCAACCCGCAATCTGACCGACCTGGTTCGCTATTCGGTTGATCTCTATTCACGGCTAGAGCAGGAAACAGGCCAGCAGGTCGGCTGGATCAACAAGGGGTCGCTGTCGATCGCGACGAATGATGACAGGATGATTCATATCCGGCGCCAGGCGGCTCTTGCCGGGCTGTTCGGGGTGCGTGCCGAGACGGTTTCAGCTGGCGAGGCGGCGGAACGCTGGCCGCTGATGCATGCCGATGATGTGGTTGGTGCTGTCTGGTCACCGGATGACGGGCGGGTCAGCCCGTCCGATCTGTGCGCCGCGTTGACCAAGGGCGCGCGGTCTGCCGGGGCGCGTATCTTTGAAGATACGGGTGTCACCGGGATCGTTACCAGAGGTGGCCGGGTGGTTGCCGTCGAAACGGACCGCGGCACCATAAAGACGGATGCCGTGGCGCTGTGTACCGGGCTGTGGAGTCGCGGCGCTGCGGCGATGGCCGGCGTCGAGGTGCCCGTCTGGCCGTGTGAACATTTCTATCTGCTGACAAAACCTGTCGCCGGTGCCGAGGGCAATCTTCCGACATTGTCGGACCATGACGGGCATCTGTATATCCGCGATGATTCCGGCGGCCTTCTTGTTGGCTGTTTCGAGCCTCTTGGCAAACCCATTGATCCGGACCGGCTTGGCAGTGATTTCGCCTTTCAGCTTCTTCCCGAAGACTGGGACCATTTCGAGCCGATGATGCATAACGCGCTGCATCGCCTGCCATGTCTTGCCGAGGCTGAGGTGAAAATGCTGTTGAACGGGCCGGAAAGCTTTACCCCTGATGGCAGCTTTCTGCTTGGCGAGACGGCCGAGACAAGGGGGCTGTTTCTGGGCTGCGGCATGAATTCGGTTGGCGTTGCCACCGGCGGTGGGGCCGGCATGGCGCTGGCGCACGCCATCCAGCATGGCGCGCCGCCGGCCGATCTGCACGAGGCCGACCCGAAACGGTTTGATTCATCAGTGAACAGCGTTGCCGCGCTGACCGCCAGAGTGCCCGAGGTGCTTGGCAAGCACTACGAGATTACCTATCCGGGCCGCCAATGGCAGAGCGCCCGGAATCTCCGTCGTCTGCCACTGCATGACAGATGGGAGGCGGCTGGCGCGCATTTCGGCCAGGTCTTCGGGTTTGAACGGCCGCTCTATTTCGGCGGTGGCGCGCCGCCGCGCCTGACCTTTGCCAGGCCTGACTGGTTTGATCAGGTTGGCAGCGAAGTGCGGGCGGCGCACGAACATGCCGGCGTCACCGACCTGTCGAGCTTTGGCAAGATCGACGTGACCGGGCCGGATGCGCTGACCTGCCTTGAATATATCTGCAGCAACCGCATCGACCGACCTGTCGGCCATGCCTGCTATACGCTGATGCTGAATGACAGGGGGGGAATCGAAAGCGATCTGACCGTATTCCGTCTTGGCGACCAGCATTTCCGCCTGATGGTCGGCACCGCAGCTGTCAAGCGTGACCTGTCCTGGATCCGGGCCAAGTGCCCACCCGATGCCGATGTGCAGATCAGCGATGTGACCGGGGATTACGCTGTGCTTGGACTTGTTGGCCCGGATACGCCGGGTATTGCGTCCGCGCTGGGGGCGGGGTGGCTGAACGATATCGGCTATTTCCGTCATCAGACTGGCGACATTGCCGGGATATCGCTTCGGGCGGCGCGGCTGTCCTATGTTGGTGAGGCGGGATGGGAGCTGAGTTGTGACAGTGGCGATGCGCCCGGACTCCATGCCTGTCTCGCGGCTGGCGGGGTGGTGCCTGTTGGCAGCTATGCGCAGACCGCGATGCGGATTGAAAAGGGGTTTTGTGCCTATGGTCATGATCTGGACACCGATGTGACACCGTTCATGGCGGGACTCGAATTCGCGCTGTCGCCGGACGGGGGTTTCATTGGCAGCGCCGCGCTGGCTGCTATGGAAGCGCCGGCAACAAGGCTGGTCAGCCTGGAATTTTCAGATGTCGAGGCGGTGCCGCTTGGCAATGAGCCTGTCTGTCTCGGGTCCACGATCATCGGCAAGACCACATCTGCCGCCTTTGGATATCGTATCGGCAAACCGGTTGCGCTGGCGCTTATTGCCAGTGATCATGCTGTTGCCGGAAGCAGGGTGACGGTGGATATCGCCGGTCACCACGCTGACTGCCGGGTGGTGGTGGCCCCGCTTTTTGACGCAGCTGGGCGGCGTATGCGTGGTGCGGCTGCCTGA